The Bactrocera dorsalis isolate Fly_Bdor chromosome 2, ASM2337382v1, whole genome shotgun sequence region CTTTACTAGTTTGCACAATTTGGACGATATACAAAATGCGCCACATCAACTAGAACCCAAGTATTGGGAACAATTCGTACGCTTGCGACGACAGAAAATCGAGAATGAACTTAAGATTAAGGGTCAAGGCTTCCATTTGACCGATTCACAGGACAAATTAAATAATTCCATAACGGACTTGAATAATTTGAGAAGTCTGAAACAGCAGATGATGTCAGAAACGGATCGCCTATCGGGACAATATGTGAGTATGAATGGTAAAAGAAAAGAAACCGAACCAGTGTAAGTTGATGTTGAGGTAGAGTGAGTATTTTGACATTCTTCGATAGAACCTCATTTCGCTTACGAGTATCTAAATTTTTCTCATCATTCGTTCTCGAATATCTCTAGTCCTctgttaatatgtatatttatttgcattatagTTCAACATCGTACAAAATCAACGCCTGGAATTGGTGTTGCctttgggtcaggtggaaacATCCATCGGTGGATCCATGAAGAATTTACAAAACTGCATTCTAATGAACATTGACGATATAAATGATGTGAATAGCTTAATCAAGGTGAGCATACTACAAGGGTGTTATGTTGATGTTGAgcattttagttaaaaatacaGTTATATTTTATCCAATGGCTCTATAGAAAGCTGGTGCTAAAAAACTACGCACAATGCAACGTTTAGCCGTCTTTCGACGTCAGGTGCTCTACAAAGAGTGGGAGCATAAAATGTATCGTGCAAATATTGATTATCTCAAGTATATGTTGGAAGTCATCGAGAAATGTAAGGTGAGTTTTACGATGATATTAAAAAGCCTGGTGGTGCGTGCTAGAGTTTTGGTaccatttccattaattttttaaggtcACCGCCGAATTTCTACAATTATtacgaaaatggaagaaaattaAAGAAGAGCGTATCAAACTATCCCGAATAGGCAGTATCGATCAGTTGATTGAACAACGCGTAACGGCATACCGCAAAAATTTAGACCGCATGTAAGTACGACTAACGAAATTTCAAAGTACGACTAATAAGATATCTAAAAGTTCCTTAATAAAGTAAGGAAGAGTTTGGCTATGAATTTGAGTTGttaaatatcttcttcttctttactggtgtagacaccacttacgcgattataggcgagttaataacagcgcgccagtcgtttcatCTTTTCGCAACGTagcgccaattagagattccaagcgaagccaggtccttctccttcTGGTCTTTGAAACGGAGTGGACATCTTCCTTTTTCTCtgcttcgaatactttcagagctggattgttttcgtccatatgcacgacatgacctagccagcgcagccgctactcttaattcgctgaactatttcaatgtcgtcgtatatctcatacagctcaacGTTCcgatcgaatgcgatattcgctgttgccaacgcacaaaggaccatacatctttcgcaaaatctttcgaaaactcttaacgtcgactaatcagatgttgtcatcgtccattcctctgcaccatatagcagaacgggaataatgagtgacttgtagagtttggtttttgttcgtcgagagaggactttacttctcaattgcctactcagtccaaagtagcacctgttgtcaAGATTtgtcaaaaggggggtctctcatccgaggctgttttcttcatttccttggtagtgttttttaagtggcgggttccaaacttAGCGCTCAATTCTGTGGAGGGGATGTTCTcactcactttagctcgccttcaaacggatgttttctgactaccagaggatacttggttaaagaccggaagtcgtgagctgttgagccgtatgtaaaagaattgtttctggccaccCCCAGTGAATGGTAATCAGataactttcctcacttgagtGAACTTATACAAATGACTCCATCCTCAAATTATCAAATAAAGTCCAAGAAATAATGAGCTCTGAAGCTCTTTTGTGATGAAGGTCTGTATTGTTGGAACTCAATTACGTGTTAATATTCTTggtcttaaattttaaaaaagtttaggtttgtcgaattaaatttaaagcctAAATGTGCTataggttaggttgggttagATGGGTGATCCTACATTATTCGATCATAAACCTAAAATCCCAAAATAATGCAATGCAGTCTATACTAAATTTCTTAGAACATTTCTAGCATTTAATAATATGCCAATAGTTTTTCAGAAAATCTTCATAGTCTTTTGAACTGTAGAATATATTTTCGATAGTCCAAAACTTTATTTTagaatcttttttattttatcttatgTAGACTAACACTCTGAAGATACTTCATACTATGTGTTCTTTTTTCTTCCAACTCAGCAATGAGAAAATAGTAGTATGTAAAGATCAAATAGTTGAGGTAAAACGCAAAAATCAGGCATTAAATCGATCCATCGATGAGGTTAAAGTGGATGTAGCCCTATTTACCGCAAATCGGGATACTCTCTTGGAAGAGAAACTGCAAAGAGAGCGCAATGAAAGGTAAGCCCCTACTCTCTGCCAATGAATCGTGTTATCTAACACCTTGTCTACAGCATAGAAAAGGTGAAACGGCACAGCTACTTGATTAATGAAGTGCGTCAAGATTATGCGCATATATTGGAGCTGAAGACGATTTTAGAATTGCAACGTTTGCGCACATTCCCAACATTAGGACCACCACCCGATGATTGTGGACAGCCAATGAATTAATACAAGTTCTTAATTTTAACGCAacgtttatgtttattttataataactgttacttatttataccGGAGAATATAAGATGGTGGCATTTTGTGTGACGTCAGTTTAGTGATGCTCTGAGCGAGTACAAACATTGACGTCGCGGAAATAGCTGATATAGAGCAATCATTGTATTCTCTCATTATTAGtttcattatatacataattatgtacataatatatatacatatgtttatgtatctttataattttgatttacaatatattggatatgtcaaAACAAGAAAGATTTTCTATTACTTAGCAGCTCATGCTAAAATAAACAGTAAACCACTAATAGAGTCaaaaatatgtgcataaacGCCCAGGTCCAGTATAAACTgtggaaaaatagaaaaatcttCAATTAAGACTTTCGTTTCTTTCGACTTACACTGCTGCTCACCGTGTGACCTTCCATTTGCTGGCGTTCGTCTGAAAGCGTTCACGATGCAGATACTTCTGTATGCCAATTACAAACTCTCTGATATAGTTATCATAGTCTAGGGTTTCCAAGTTCCATGTTAAATGCGGTGCTGGTGTACCCTGCAGCAATTCTTGGAAGTAGTAACGACTTTGGTTTTTGAAAATCCACTCATTCAGCGAAAATGTGCGACCTGCCAATAGAAGGTACCTTAAATTGTATATCTTTTACATCTTTATGCTGCATTTTGAAGCGCTTACCAGCCAAACAAGCTTgtctaaatttttttgcaatcgGCAAAACAAATTTTCGCTTCTGCCGCAATAAGGTCAGCAAATCCATCAATAAGGCGGGCACATAGTGTAGTAAAATAACGGCGATTTCGTGTAACATGAAGCTTTTCCGGTACTTGAAGTATGGATACATCAAAATACGCTTGGTCGGATAAATACGCGACCACTTTAGCGTCAGACAGCCTAGGCGCGCCCATGTAATGGGATTCGTAACACCCGAAGTGGCGTTGGCAATGTAAACTCTGGCAGAGataatgtttaaatatacatttaatgTTATGGACTTATAAAAGAAATGTTACAAACCTGCCCAACGTCGCCTTTTGTGCCATCAATATTAATGTGTTGACGACAAAGTCCACAGGTATTATATCGCAAATGATGTCCTTATCGCCTAATATGCTGCTGATTGTACCCTTACCGATTTCCATCATAATGCCCGTGATGCCTTGTATGTTGTCGATCCAACCGGGATATGGTTCACGATGCGCTGCCGTCACGATCGATGGTCGTACGATTACAATTGGTATACACTGTTTGTAATCATTCACAATTTGCTCGGCGATCGATTTGGTGAAGGTGTAAGTGTTCGGATGAGGACCCTGTGGAAAAGTTGGTTAATTTGAAAAGGGAGTATTgttcaaatcttggaaaattgTGCCTTACAAatcttaaacaataaaatagttttagtgTTATTAAGATTGAGGTAAAAACCACTTCACTGCTCAGTAAAACATTCCGAAGCAAGAAACTGGTTTGTAGCGCAGTTGCCAATGAAATTTAgagaatattttctttattccaAACCCTAAAGCTCTAAAAAATGATGTAACATCAAGTTCTTTACAATTTGTTTTCCGACGACCTTAAAAATCGGTTCATTTGAGATGCCATCATCTCAATCAAAAATAGCGAAACGATTCGCACTTACTCCTTGGGCTGAGCTTCTGCTTTTACGTGGCTTGATATCACttgatacatatttaaaatagtaTTCGAAATTGATGGATTTTCGGTAGTAGAAAGTACATTTCTAAGCTTGGTCAGAAGCTTTGACCGAGACCATGTCTTAACTACATTACCTCTACCGCCACTTATTTGACTGAAAAAGGATCATCTTGTCGGCAAATGTCTCAAAGTTACTTACTAACCTTAATATAATTGGCTAAGCTATTGAAATAAGCATCTGGGATTTTGTTAGTACAATCAACGAACATTTTCCAGTTGACGGGCGGCAAAGTGGGATATATCAATTCATCGACGAACTTACGTCCCGGATTGCAATACGCCGTCGAGACGTAGACGAAGCTCTGTAAGAAAATTTACTCATAACAGTTAGTAACTTCACgcttcataaaaatataaaccacCTTAAGCTCTGGCATTTCCTTGCATAACTCCAGCAGATGCCAAGTGCCGATGGCGTTCACGCGTGCGGCGACTTTCAAGCGCTCGTTGAAGCGCACTGTGGCGGCGCTGTGGAAAATGATCTGCACATGCGTGCACAAGCGATGGCGGTCCGTGGGACTTAAACCTGaaaaacaatcgaaaaaaaGCAATAGTAAAGTATGAAGCGATTAATTTACTAGCGTCACTCACCGAAATCGTCACACTCAATGTTACCCTTCAGGTAGACCAGTTTTTCCAGCCGCTCCGGATAATGCGTGCGCAGGCGTTCAAAAATTGTATGCTGCACAAAATCCTGATAACGTTGCGCCACCGTCTGGCCGCTCTTCTCGCGTATTAACATGTAGATGTGAGCGATTTGTGGAAAACTCCAAAGCAACTTCTCCAACAGCGTTTTGCCCACGAAGCCAGTGGCGcctaagtaaaaaaaaaataatgtaaaatggaaatttgCAAGCAAAACAACTACGAGGGTAGTTAGAAAGAACTGTGTGACTCTCTTAATAACagcttaatatatgtatgaactatGGAACAAATAGGTAAATCAATGTACTGGGCTTGCTTTTGTTTCAGAAAATTCTTAGAAAAGATCGGCTTCTATGGTGAACTAACGTtctctttgaagaaaaaagtaaatttgaaGTAAGTCCGCCATAAGTCCATAAAGGTATtcgatttaaagttttctttaaTCCTTCAAGTATTATGATGGCTTCATATTTCAACGTTTCAACAACGAGTATGTGTTTGCCTCTAAAATTTGTCCACTCATTTAATTTCGAAACTATGATTTACTTAAGATATCATTTACGGTCTCAACCATGTGAGATAATTTCGTTTTCTGCttgttttttggattttattttcacattttttggctACGAAAATACTccatctctgaaagtattcgacgcagtacttgCCGGTGCAAGTAGAGGAAGAGgcagacctctactccgttggaaagaccaggtcgGGAAGCACCTGTCTTGGCTTGGAATCTCTAAATGACGCCACATTGCAAAAAGTAGAAAccactggcgcgctgttgctaatgcggctataaccgcgtaagggatttctacgccagtaaagtaGAGAAGATCTCATTGTGCAGTCGCTCGTGACCTATTAGCACTTTTGAATCAGAGAAAATGTCGGTTTCCAGACCCTCTTGAGTTCAGCCgctaaaattttgtcaaaattttacagtttttgttaACAAATGACAACAGCAGCTTTGCATTTGGATTTATAAATGTCACACTTCACAATCAAATAGTCACAACCTTATTAAGCTACTCTCGTATAAAAATCTCTACAACTGTATAATTTTATGGAAAGCTTTTCCAATTACAGTTGATCAAACAAAATGGTTTTTTGGCCTTCCAACTCACCCGTTACAAAAATCTCTGCATCCTTGTAGAAATCCTCGGGTTCGGCCATACTTCTTCAGGAATGCGTCTACAaactgttatacatatatttgggtatttattgcataaactactttgctgttgttgctttgttttgtaattttaataaaatttggatTTTCCGCGTTGCTGTCATGCAAACACTCCACCGAGCCGAATGAAAGTGAAAAGCGTTGTGCGAAGGTAAATAGCTGATAGCGGTGATATTCGAAAACAACATCAACATCCTAAGAAAACAAGTTTTCCAGTGAGTGCTCCATAGACGCTCTGCTTCAGCGACTCTATGCGGCTATGTGCAACAATTTGTGGCAACTTACACACATAATAAACCATTGCAAAGTGGTGTTtgtgaaatgaatgaatttctgCTTTACAGTTATTCGCAACATTTGCAAATTTGGCGGGAAACGCTTGTTGTAATAACGCTCTCTTGCACTAACGCTCCCTTTTTATTTAGCTTATCTCTTGCAACTTAGCGCTTTTCCAAAATTGTGTCTGTATGTACTTGGGTGGGTATTGTTGTGTCTCACGTGAATGTTTCAATGATGCAATCTGCCGCTTACCCATAACTTGCTTGCCTTCTAATGCTTTTGCGCATTGTTTACTATTAAGTAACAGTAGcgagaaaaatatatgaagGCTGTCGGAGCGGATCACCttagtgttttcaaaatatACCTAAAGAGTGGTTTCATAAAAAACTGGTCTGTCGCACCTTAGTTATCAGCTTGGACTACTGATCTGACGAACCCAAATGTAAGATAGATTAATTCGAGATTTATTattcggccaaggactgtcaattcGCATCATTCTTTGAAATTACTTCAGATATGTTTTCTGCGCATACAACAAGAACATAGACTAATTTTTAGCTAAAGCAATGATATGTAAGGAGCAAAATACTTGACCAAGGTGtccattttttgatatatttcgGCTTACAAAACTGACGGTGACGACTACTTCTTGCTTCACGATCGCTACTATATGTACACTCTCTTTCTTGGACCTTCGCTCTATGCGCTTTCAATAAGCTCTaagaaaatccgacgttttctagccaaattttgttcagcgatgaggtccattttTGACTCAATGGGTCTGCAAACAAGCAATAGGACGAATTTAGgacgaagagtaacctgaagtgattcaagagctgccatttgatgcagaaaaaccaatggtttggtgtggcttttgggtcggtggaatcattggtccacatttcttcaaaaatgatgccggtgagaaccgACCTGAAATTGAAGATCATGATCTCGGCCACATTCggttttaacaagacggcgccacttcacacatcgcatcaataaaTGGACTTATTAAGTCTATACGGACTTTTCGCTTCAATTCAGGTCTTGGAACATCACGTGTGCCTTTCGCCAGTTCACAGTCGAAAAGCTCGAACAAGTCatagaaaattggactcaacggatggactatctgagacgtagccgcgaccaacatttgaaagagataatctgccaaaaataaatgccaaggaatGTTCGTACGAATGATAAAAACATCCCCATTAAATTAgaagtttctgtgctttttctttaaaaaagtagggtaCCTCGAAATAGATCATCTTTTATTCATTTGCCTTCCTAACTCTCTATAAAAATAGTCTATATATTCGGTAATTTATtactaatttaaattattattttctctaaattttagtaattttggaagaaacaatttttatgtaaaacctTGAATAACTTTCAATATGACAATggagatttttgaaaaaaaagatgaACGATTTCAACTTTCGGTGAAGATTTTATGTTCTTTGCTTGACCTTCTATTACAAGCAATATTTAGATCCCAAGAAGTGAATTGTATACCCGTTTCCCGGCGGAATGGAAGCCAGTTTCATGTTATTACTTAGACTTATTGAAATATTAAGCTATATGGCATAAATTGTGTACCAGAATTCTGCGACAATCGGGTGTTTATAGATTTGTAGTAAGAATATCGAAGTTTGCTGAATTGAAATGAGTACGAATAATCGAATCTGCTGAAATCACTTCATGTTTCTTattctgcgaactgtagaagaCGAAAAGCGAACATAGGCTTACTAAATGCATCTCTATAGGGGATATTTAATCTACACGAATAACTGTGTGTGTCCTACCAAAGCGGTGTTAGCGTTAGTATGCTAGTGCATCAATCGGAATTTATGCGCATGCGCAGCTTGGTTAATTATACGCCGTGTGTTTACAACCGATATATGCGTGTTTTGAAAAAGtgcaatatttattacaaaGTTTACTGAATCGATTTAATTTTTG contains the following coding sequences:
- the LOC105230898 gene encoding putative fatty acyl-CoA reductase CG5065, with translation MAEPEDFYKDAEIFVTGATGFVGKTLLEKLLWSFPQIAHIYMLIREKSGQTVAQRYQDFVQHTIFERLRTHYPERLEKLVYLKGNIECDDFGLSPTDRHRLCTHVQIIFHSAATVRFNERLKVAARVNAIGTWHLLELCKEMPELKSFVYVSTAYCNPGRKFVDELIYPTLPPVNWKMFVDCTNKIPDAYFNSLANYIKGPHPNTYTFTKSIAEQIVNDYKQCIPIVIVRPSIVTAAHREPYPGWIDNIQGITGIMMEIGKGTISSILGDKDIICDIIPVDFVVNTLILMAQKATLGRVYIANATSGVTNPITWARLGCLTLKWSRIYPTKRILMYPYFKYRKSFMLHEIAVILLHYVPALLMDLLTLLRQKRKFVLPIAKKFRQACLAGRTFSLNEWIFKNQSRYYFQELLQGTPAPHLTWNLETLDYDNYIREFVIGIQKYLHRERFQTNASKWKVTRLYWTWAFMHIFLTLLVVYCLF